In Mesorhizobium sp. M9A.F.Ca.ET.002.03.1.2, the DNA window TCGATACGATCGAAGAGGCGATCGAGGAAGCCAACGCCACCGAGTACGGGCTGGCCGCCTACTTGTTCACTGGCGTTGCCGATACGCAAGAGAAGCTTATCAATGGTCTTTCTGCGGGCGCTGTTAGTGTGAATTACCTGAAAGGGGTTTCCGCTGATGCCCCTTATGGAGGAGTCAAGCAAAGCGGCTATGGATATGAAGGCGGCGAGCAGGGGGTGCGAAGCTTCCAAATCCTTAAAATGGTGAATGGCCTCGGTTCATTTGGATAAAATCCGGTGGGAAATAGAACACGGACCATCGCGGGCAAGGACATCACAAGAAGCGTCGCCGACGCCCTTCAGTACATCTCATACTACCACCCTCCAGATTATATCCGGTCTCTTTCTCACGCATACACGCGAGAACGGAGCCCGTCGGCGAAGAACGCCATAGGTCAGATTCTGCTGAACTCCCGCATGGCGGCCTTTGGGCGGCGCCCGATCTGTCAGGACACCGGACTTGTGGTGGTCTTCGCAAAGGTCGGCATGGATGCCCGCATCAAGTCAACCGCCAGTTTCGCTGATCTTGTGAATGAGGGCGTACGCCAAGCCTATCTCGATCCGGACAATCCCCTTCGGGCATCGATCGTTGCGGATCCGCTCGCCACACGGATCAACACCCGTGACAACACACCGGCAGTTGTCCATGTCGACCTGGTGCAAGGTAACCAGATTGAGATCACCATCGCCGCGAAAGGCGGCGGGTCGGAGAACAAGGCACGTTTTACCACCCTCAATCCCAGCGCCTCCGTTTCCGACTGGGTGGTCAATACCGTTTCGACCCTTGGCAGCGGGTGGTGTCCACCTGGACTGATCTCTGTCGGCATCGGTGGTAGCGCTGAAAAGGCGATGCTGCTGGCCAAGGAGGCCATGAATGAGCCCATCGATATGGCGGAACTGATCGCAATGGGGGCGTCAAGCGCAGAGGAGGGGCTGCGGATTGAGCTTTATGAGCGGATCAACGCGCTTGGTATCGGCGCCCAAGGCCTTGGTGGTCTAACGACAGTCGTTGACGTCAAGGTTGCGACCTATCCTACTCATGCGGCGTCCAAGCCTGTGGCGCTCATCCCGCAATGCGCCGCCAACCGGCACCTGAAGTTTACTTTGGACGGCTCTGGACCCATCACCCTCCAGCCGCCCGATTTGCGCGAATGGCCCGACATCGGAGCCGACGAATTGAACCCAGCCGGCGTCCGGCGGGTCAATTTAGATACGCTGACGAAGGAAGAGACGGCATCGTGGCGCTGCGGTGAAACGCTCCTGCTGTCTGGAAAGATACTGACGGGCCGTGACGCTGCCCACCAACGAATGATCGAGCTGCTCGTTGCCGGTAAACCGCTTCCGGTCAACCTGCGGGGAGGCGTGATTTACTACGTCGGCCCCGTCCGGGCAGTGAGGAATGAGGTTGTTGGACCCGCTGGTCCAACAACCTCCAGCCGCTTGGACGATTTTACGGACAAGGTGCTCGCCGAAACCGGCCTTTTCGCGATGGTGGGCAAAGCGGAGAGGGGACCGGCGGCCATCGCGTCGATTGTAAGACACAAAACGCCATACCTTGCTGCAGTGGGTGGCGCTGCGTACCTGATTTCAAAATCGATCAAGGCGGCGCGGATCGTTGCCTTTGAAGACCTGGGCATGGAAGCCATCTATGAATTCGAGGTGCAGGACATGCCTGTCATCATGGCTGTCGATGTTGAGGGAAACTCCATTCACAATTCCGGGCCTCTTGAATGGCGGAAGCGTATGGCGGCAGACAGCATCGCACGCAACATCGGCGTTTGAGTCTTTCCGTTGGGCGATTTCGGCCAGACTCCCGCGCCAAATTGTCGGGCAAGCCGTAAGACGAGCGGCATTTGCGGTGCCATGCGCCTCGGCGAGCCGGACGAGCAAGGCCTTCAATTCACTCCAATAGCTGAATGTGCCAGTGAATACTGCACTGAATATGCCATACACGCGATCGAGGCTCGAATGCCGTCGCGGCGTCTATCAAGTACGGCAGCGGAGTTCAGTAAATGGGTTATCTATTTTATCAGGAGGTCTCCGCCGCGGCCGGCTATCCTCTCCAGCTGCATCATTGCCCCGTTAGGCGTCGGGGCGATAGCCAAACTACTTCTGCAGCTTTTCTCAGCGGATCGCTCTCCCTCAGCTGATTTTCGTACCCCATTCTGGCACATCTCGGGCCGAGAAACAGATGCCTTCCACTACTACATTCGGTCGTTTCAATTGATGATAGAATTGATCGGCACACAACGCGATGTCGATCGCTGCTTGAGAGCATAGGTTATGAAGTCGAAACCCGATCCCGTGCAACTCGACAGTTGGGACGTCCGGATTCTCTCCGAAATTCAGGCAGACGGTCGGATTTCAAAAAGTGAGCTTGCAAAACGAGTTCATCTTTCGGCATCGGCCTGTTCGGAGCGGCTCCGAGCACTCAAGGCCGCAGGGATTATTGAGGGATTCTATGCGCGACTGAGTCCTGCCCTCATTGGCGGCATGATCTTTGTGATGGTAGAGGTCGTGCTGGATCGTCATCGTCTTGAGGACCAACGACACTTCGAAACTGCAATCCAAGAGATTCCGGAAATCCTGGACTGCTGGGCAATTGGGGGGCGCGTCGATTATCTGATGCGGGTCGCATCTCGTTCTATGGCCGCCTATCAGGATTTCATGGAGGGACTGCTGCAGGCAGGCTTAGGGATTGATCAATACTATAGCCTTGTCGTTACGAAACCAGTGAAGTCCAATTCACCGATACCCTTGTCCGCCCTGAGGCAACGGTAAAACCGAAAAGCTTAAGTTTCAACGGCGTTTGGCACGGATCCCGTAGATTCGTCGGCAAAAAGCACCCATTCCGACGAAACTCAAGGGACATTTGCGGTATACTAATTCCTGGAAAAAGGTGGCCGAGCGCTATCCGCCAGTTGATGGCGAGGAAGGACGATGCGCTTGAGCAATCTGGAACCGATCAATTCCAGGAGACGGATCGAAGCAGCCATCGGACGCACTTGGCCAGCACGGTTGCGGCGAGAAGCCAAACCGGATCGTGCCTGGT includes these proteins:
- a CDS encoding fumarate hydratase, producing MGNRTRTIAGKDITRSVADALQYISYYHPPDYIRSLSHAYTRERSPSAKNAIGQILLNSRMAAFGRRPICQDTGLVVVFAKVGMDARIKSTASFADLVNEGVRQAYLDPDNPLRASIVADPLATRINTRDNTPAVVHVDLVQGNQIEITIAAKGGGSENKARFTTLNPSASVSDWVVNTVSTLGSGWCPPGLISVGIGGSAEKAMLLAKEAMNEPIDMAELIAMGASSAEEGLRIELYERINALGIGAQGLGGLTTVVDVKVATYPTHAASKPVALIPQCAANRHLKFTLDGSGPITLQPPDLREWPDIGADELNPAGVRRVNLDTLTKEETASWRCGETLLLSGKILTGRDAAHQRMIELLVAGKPLPVNLRGGVIYYVGPVRAVRNEVVGPAGPTTSSRLDDFTDKVLAETGLFAMVGKAERGPAAIASIVRHKTPYLAAVGGAAYLISKSIKAARIVAFEDLGMEAIYEFEVQDMPVIMAVDVEGNSIHNSGPLEWRKRMAADSIARNIGV
- a CDS encoding Lrp/AsnC family transcriptional regulator; protein product: MKSKPDPVQLDSWDVRILSEIQADGRISKSELAKRVHLSASACSERLRALKAAGIIEGFYARLSPALIGGMIFVMVEVVLDRHRLEDQRHFETAIQEIPEILDCWAIGGRVDYLMRVASRSMAAYQDFMEGLLQAGLGIDQYYSLVVTKPVKSNSPIPLSALRQR